Proteins encoded within one genomic window of Tabrizicola piscis:
- a CDS encoding DEAD/DEAH box helicase, producing the protein MIWPSESEPGVAHEIGKLLDGISPAGGAQSWLDEGQRASLAALRDRLCEGGKIGSKPGAILADEVGMGKTRIAVALALAVIRAGGRIAVVVPPGLIHQWKREFQEVFSRVGETADRLQIVRRIDDLLAQSNSSLGKASVVLLPHGLLNFRMGDGANTEARVNAYMAILNSRHNFRRDLLTDDERKTLRGLAESLRRTTAPPRQDLGVGRNERRTFISFLLSRLGCFDLLVIDEAHKNKRNDDAPDRKGENNLTQLLERLERTSPKRLCLTATPFELEAKNWAQILKRAGATDEEARVISDAASTFLNSLKAVQFAPIHDRAEQFKKDSTDFKDRLCPWLIRRRKAVSGDDSVIARYVRDHGRNYRDHDITVKAEISGAVWPRAVMAVEALSMMPATDVRKQKWLRLALARGFSLSAAVDAISGGEIGDWSRTDQESREDQTEPAVAADQKDRRRARAEYWLKAMAPAGKAPYSHPTLVAAVTEIERIATHGDSPEKVLVFGRFTEALKNLADLLNARELIRRLMIFKHDRDAPASKWVWPGRVLPDTGNFQAAFHAALKMEDMVRLLGGNDYVSLVKLVEDQYDKHRSLREKDFRAIREFAKESSDPALRSFSDQEDRFPALASALIEILDEHRAHGVETQLDKVWKEFKRDLRQLEEDADKVEDRKLADRVSVGQEEYADGAEARELAEDISFALHEYQGRSGRFARILDGGTKASARQHLQSAFNRRSSWPMVLVAQSLVGREGLNLHKACRTVVLFQPEWNPGVVEQQIGRVDRMGSLWEEMVKQDPSNKTIRIRVLPVMFRGTYDEHNWKVLMARWDDYRAQMSGEVFAVNCNDDPELSNLKEMVNKSAPDFTPPSIVR; encoded by the coding sequence ATGATCTGGCCGTCGGAGAGTGAGCCTGGGGTCGCCCACGAGATCGGCAAGCTTCTGGACGGCATTTCACCGGCGGGGGGAGCGCAATCCTGGCTGGACGAAGGGCAACGCGCCAGCTTGGCGGCACTGCGTGACAGGCTTTGCGAGGGCGGCAAGATCGGCAGCAAGCCTGGTGCGATCCTTGCCGATGAAGTCGGCATGGGCAAGACGCGGATCGCCGTTGCGCTGGCCTTGGCGGTGATCCGTGCAGGCGGCCGCATCGCGGTGGTGGTGCCGCCGGGACTGATCCACCAGTGGAAGCGAGAGTTCCAAGAGGTCTTTTCCCGGGTTGGCGAGACAGCAGACAGGCTTCAGATCGTCCGACGGATCGATGATCTTCTGGCCCAGTCCAACAGCAGTCTGGGCAAGGCGTCAGTGGTGCTGTTGCCGCACGGCTTGTTGAATTTCAGGATGGGGGACGGGGCGAATACCGAAGCTCGGGTCAATGCCTATATGGCGATCCTGAATTCTCGCCACAACTTCCGGCGGGATTTGCTTACGGACGATGAGCGGAAGACACTGCGCGGCCTTGCCGAGAGTTTGCGCCGCACGACGGCGCCACCACGTCAAGATCTCGGAGTCGGTAGAAATGAACGCCGGACCTTCATCAGCTTTCTTTTGTCCCGCCTCGGGTGTTTCGACCTTCTGGTCATTGACGAAGCTCACAAGAACAAACGGAATGACGATGCCCCTGACCGCAAAGGAGAGAACAATCTGACCCAGCTTTTGGAGCGGCTGGAACGGACCAGTCCAAAACGACTGTGTCTGACCGCTACTCCGTTTGAACTGGAGGCAAAGAACTGGGCGCAGATTCTGAAACGGGCTGGCGCAACTGACGAAGAAGCCAGGGTCATTTCTGACGCTGCCAGCACGTTTCTGAATTCTCTCAAGGCGGTACAATTTGCGCCGATCCATGATCGAGCCGAGCAATTCAAGAAAGATTCCACGGATTTTAAAGACAGGCTTTGCCCTTGGCTGATCCGGCGGCGCAAGGCGGTCTCAGGGGATGACAGCGTCATCGCGCGCTACGTCCGCGATCATGGACGGAACTACCGCGATCATGACATCACGGTCAAAGCCGAAATCTCGGGTGCGGTATGGCCGCGCGCCGTCATGGCGGTAGAAGCCCTTTCGATGATGCCTGCAACTGACGTTCGCAAGCAGAAATGGCTGCGTCTGGCCCTTGCGCGGGGTTTTTCCCTTTCGGCGGCCGTCGACGCGATCAGTGGCGGGGAAATTGGCGACTGGTCAAGGACGGATCAGGAGTCTCGGGAAGACCAGACAGAACCCGCGGTAGCAGCCGATCAGAAGGATCGCCGTCGTGCGCGCGCGGAATACTGGCTCAAGGCCATGGCACCGGCTGGGAAAGCCCCATATTCGCACCCGACACTTGTAGCGGCAGTCACAGAGATCGAAAGGATAGCGACGCACGGCGATAGCCCTGAAAAGGTTCTGGTTTTTGGAAGATTTACCGAGGCGTTAAAGAATCTCGCTGACCTTCTGAATGCGCGCGAACTGATCCGTCGGCTTATGATCTTTAAGCATGACCGTGACGCCCCGGCCAGCAAATGGGTCTGGCCCGGCAGAGTATTGCCTGACACGGGGAATTTTCAGGCTGCCTTCCACGCAGCGTTGAAGATGGAGGACATGGTCCGCCTTTTGGGCGGCAATGACTATGTTAGCTTGGTCAAGCTTGTTGAAGATCAGTACGACAAGCACCGATCTCTTCGGGAGAAGGACTTCAGAGCCATCCGAGAGTTCGCAAAGGAATCTTCTGATCCGGCCCTCCGATCATTCAGTGACCAGGAAGACAGGTTCCCAGCTCTTGCTTCTGCCCTGATCGAAATTCTAGATGAACATCGTGCACACGGTGTCGAGACCCAGTTGGATAAGGTTTGGAAAGAGTTCAAGCGTGATCTGAGGCAGTTGGAGGAGGACGCGGACAAAGTCGAGGACCGAAAACTTGCCGATAGGGTTTCTGTTGGTCAAGAAGAGTACGCAGATGGAGCTGAGGCCCGGGAGCTTGCTGAGGATATCTCCTTTGCCCTGCATGAGTACCAAGGCCGATCCGGCCGCTTTGCCCGTATTCTAGACGGCGGCACGAAAGCGAGCGCCAGGCAGCATCTGCAAAGCGCCTTCAACCGGAGGTCCAGCTGGCCTATGGTGCTGGTCGCACAATCGCTGGTCGGGCGCGAAGGCCTGAACCTTCACAAGGCATGTCGCACCGTGGTCCTGTTCCAGCCGGAATGGAACCCGGGGGTGGTCGAACAACAAATTGGGCGGGTAGACCGGATGGGCTCGCTTTGGGAAGAAATGGTCAAGCAAGATCCGTCAAATAAAACGATCCGCATCCGCGTCCTGCCTGTCATGTTTCGCGGAACCTATGACGAGCACAACTGGAAGGTCTTGATGGCGCGCTGGGACGACTACAGGGCCCAAATGAGTGGCGAAGTATTCGCGGTAAACTGCAATGACGACCCGGAACTGTCGAATCTCAAGGAAATGGTCAACAAATCAGCTCCGGATTTCACCCCACCAAGCATCGTTCGTTGA
- a CDS encoding UvrD-helicase domain-containing protein, producing the protein MSQNPSDLGLVIVPAGAGAGKTHRIKTQLSDWVKRKVVRPERILAVTFTEAAAGELRERIRAGLLADGLVEEAMAVERAYVSTIHGLGLRLLTEHALAAGASLQPRHLGDAERDLLIRQALAHAKALDPIKATPERFGYQANWQKGETVEASLRARVLAMIDLLRGLGDTGREPRLIAPALARLDRIYGPTLADPVAACDALWAAVLAMLAAFPEGGMATVTAKVPRDTLEKNLSLFRRIERDPELLGHDWSIWQSLRGLLVSNSRTKTPEGYDDLATAIMQAADVLPSHPGPLADAKLHLSCLIACAQEVMEAYEARKMALGLIDFADMIAGAERLLRNDPAVRQAVLDEIDCVIIDEFQDTNPVQFALLWQLGARAPRTLLVGDVKQSIMGFQGADPRLSQALAAANPDATQPLDRNWRSTPAVMRFINAMGAGLFGAGYNPLAPTRDPVPGPAIEVLQVVKGRGVKKSSKPQEHVAERITRILTEGETITDRQTGAVRAARPSDIALLVCRHATAGRYAEELRARGVPVRIADDGWAASPVVRAARAALSYAANPADAHAGLLLRTLGPDPLPLQDAISAQIDGRLADDPVLMGLAALSDRLSRLPVGVALDLVLDAAGLRHWAARQLDAAQARADLLRLEAEASDFESAHRDLKAASGFHGETAKVFLGWLDARAGDRDFDRRPDPTADSAEAVEIVTWHGSKGREWPITVVAEFDHRIEEWPGTTATRFDALDKIDDMSAVLASAALIHTPGFAAPEAARRFIEDRRADFEANARNLLYVALTRARNRLVLEWPDFLKERDDDAPEATCLFHVMEDSCAPQIADGMLRIGGTDCPALISQLPEHAGATDYELGADSDAPRFGGETPLPAAALTPWRLPPSLATTAQPAPVSQGVTLGDPWSRTISDAARGTALHLAMRTCLTRPDLIAALPSATGLDEAAVVLVAERAAALKAWLSDAGYTDLQCEIPVLGHSPDGAEIPGMIDLMAIGPQGCLLIDHKTGGAGAGFGPYWPQLSAYAGLVEQMLRAGSLRGIALHWVDHGTLELAEFAAKEEVR; encoded by the coding sequence ATGAGCCAGAACCCTTCAGATCTTGGTCTGGTCATCGTGCCTGCCGGTGCGGGTGCGGGCAAAACGCATCGCATCAAGACGCAATTGTCCGACTGGGTCAAACGCAAGGTCGTTCGCCCTGAGCGTATCCTTGCCGTGACCTTCACGGAAGCAGCGGCCGGTGAATTGCGTGAACGCATTCGGGCGGGTCTTCTGGCGGATGGGCTGGTGGAGGAGGCTATGGCGGTCGAGCGGGCCTATGTCTCGACCATCCACGGGCTGGGCCTGCGGCTCTTGACGGAACATGCCCTTGCGGCAGGCGCCTCGCTTCAACCGCGCCATCTGGGCGATGCCGAGAGGGATCTGCTGATCCGGCAGGCCTTGGCCCATGCCAAGGCGCTGGATCCGATCAAGGCCACCCCAGAGCGGTTCGGCTATCAGGCGAACTGGCAAAAGGGCGAAACGGTCGAGGCTTCCCTGCGCGCCCGCGTCTTGGCGATGATCGACCTTCTGCGGGGCTTGGGCGACACAGGGCGCGAACCCCGCCTGATAGCCCCGGCGCTGGCCCGGCTTGACCGGATCTATGGCCCGACACTGGCTGACCCGGTGGCCGCCTGCGATGCGTTATGGGCGGCAGTCCTGGCGATGCTGGCGGCCTTTCCAGAGGGCGGGATGGCCACGGTTACGGCAAAAGTGCCGCGTGACACGCTGGAAAAGAACCTTTCGCTGTTTCGGCGCATTGAAAGGGACCCCGAGCTTCTGGGTCACGACTGGAGCATCTGGCAATCGCTGCGCGGCCTGTTGGTCTCGAACAGCCGCACAAAGACGCCGGAGGGCTATGATGATCTGGCGACTGCAATCATGCAGGCCGCCGATGTCCTGCCTTCCCATCCCGGTCCTCTCGCCGACGCAAAACTGCATCTGTCATGTCTGATCGCCTGCGCCCAGGAAGTAATGGAGGCCTACGAGGCGAGAAAGATGGCGCTTGGTCTGATCGACTTTGCCGACATGATCGCGGGGGCCGAACGCCTGCTGCGCAACGATCCCGCCGTACGGCAAGCCGTTCTGGACGAAATCGATTGCGTCATCATCGACGAATTCCAGGACACCAACCCGGTTCAGTTCGCTCTGCTTTGGCAATTGGGCGCGCGGGCGCCTCGCACCTTGCTGGTGGGCGATGTGAAGCAGTCGATCATGGGGTTCCAGGGGGCTGATCCGCGGCTGTCGCAGGCGCTGGCCGCCGCGAACCCTGACGCCACGCAACCGCTTGATCGCAACTGGCGGTCGACACCTGCCGTCATGCGATTCATCAACGCCATGGGCGCCGGTCTGTTCGGCGCGGGCTACAACCCGCTCGCCCCGACCCGCGATCCGGTGCCCGGTCCGGCGATCGAGGTGCTGCAGGTGGTGAAAGGGCGCGGGGTCAAGAAATCCTCCAAACCGCAGGAACATGTGGCCGAACGTATCACCCGCATTCTGACCGAAGGCGAGACGATTACCGACCGGCAGACCGGCGCAGTTCGTGCTGCGCGCCCGTCTGATATCGCTCTGCTGGTCTGCCGCCATGCCACTGCCGGTCGCTATGCTGAGGAACTCCGCGCCCGCGGTGTTCCCGTGCGCATTGCCGATGATGGCTGGGCGGCAAGCCCCGTGGTCCGGGCGGCGCGTGCCGCGCTCAGCTATGCTGCCAACCCCGCCGATGCCCATGCCGGGCTCTTGCTACGTACGCTCGGCCCCGATCCGCTGCCGCTGCAAGACGCAATTTCCGCGCAGATCGACGGGCGGCTGGCGGACGATCCCGTGCTGATGGGACTTGCAGCCCTGTCTGACCGGTTGTCGCGTCTGCCGGTTGGTGTTGCGTTGGACCTCGTGCTTGACGCAGCGGGCCTGCGCCACTGGGCGGCGCGTCAGCTTGATGCGGCCCAGGCGCGCGCTGATCTGTTGCGGCTGGAGGCAGAGGCCAGCGATTTCGAATCCGCACATCGCGACCTGAAGGCGGCGTCCGGTTTCCATGGAGAGACGGCCAAGGTGTTTCTGGGCTGGCTCGACGCCCGCGCGGGTGATCGCGACTTCGACCGCCGTCCGGACCCTACGGCGGACAGCGCCGAGGCGGTCGAGATCGTGACTTGGCACGGCTCCAAAGGCCGCGAATGGCCGATTACCGTGGTCGCAGAATTTGACCATAGAATCGAAGAATGGCCGGGCACCACGGCGACCCGGTTTGACGCGCTGGACAAGATCGACGACATGTCCGCAGTCTTGGCTTCTGCGGCACTGATCCACACGCCGGGATTTGCCGCGCCCGAGGCAGCGCGACGTTTCATTGAGGACCGTCGCGCAGATTTTGAGGCCAATGCCCGCAATCTGCTTTACGTGGCACTCACCCGTGCGCGCAACCGTCTGGTGCTGGAATGGCCGGACTTCCTGAAAGAACGCGACGATGACGCGCCTGAAGCGACCTGCCTGTTCCACGTGATGGAGGACTCTTGCGCACCGCAGATTGCGGACGGGATGCTGCGGATTGGCGGGACGGATTGCCCGGCGTTGATTTCGCAATTGCCCGAACATGCGGGCGCGACCGACTATGAGCTGGGTGCAGACAGCGATGCGCCCCGGTTCGGCGGCGAAACGCCGTTGCCCGCCGCAGCGTTGACACCGTGGCGGTTGCCGCCTTCTTTGGCCACAACGGCCCAGCCCGCACCGGTGAGCCAAGGTGTGACCCTTGGTGACCCCTGGTCCCGGACGATCAGCGACGCGGCACGCGGTACCGCGCTGCACCTTGCCATGCGCACCTGCCTGACGCGGCCAGACCTGATAGCGGCCCTGCCTTCGGCAACAGGACTGGATGAAGCGGCCGTTGTGCTGGTGGCAGAGCGGGCGGCTGCGCTGAAGGCCTGGCTGTCTGACGCAGGCTACACGGACCTGCAGTGCGAGATCCCGGTTCTGGGGCACAGCCCGGATGGCGCCGAAATCCCCGGAATGATCGACCTCATGGCTATCGGGCCGCAGGGTTGCCTGCTGATCGACCACAAGACCGGAGGCGCGGGTGCGGGCTTCGGCCCCTACTGGCCGCAACTGTCGGCCTATGCCGGGTTGGTGGAACAGATGCTTCGCGCAGGGTCGCTGCGGGGAATAGCGCTCCATTGGGTCGATCATGGAACCTTGGAGCTTGCGGAATTTGCTGCAAAAGAAGAGGTGCGCTGA
- a CDS encoding PD-(D/E)XK nuclease family protein — protein sequence MFYPFLVADSRSGLQYRLSDTGLAELSLAPKAPEWAPGRAIADAPDPVWQESLANAPVETISAVTAALEDLVLATPDLRVPVVGMVVDSRAGRHLDALIHLWGRMGDALPDGLGPVRHVLDLPQGRFLDPVPVVQGSLDPHAPAAMKALYKRLQQEFGAVATPAKGGAAVEGSRLHALQGGIAAKVIGSAPMDDSLAFYGLRDLAACADFAAARARALIENGIPAREIAVLVSGDPRQIARAFAEQGVPISGLPGTLPERDIIGETALQLALAKRTPTPAMALASLALAPLMPWSAQTGRDLAESLVGGDFRGDVLSPTPAHKDLWTDIRASAGSLAQLRFLIDRICDQIAQGAEVRARLPIPPGEGNPDWEAILRGIQIAPQSAPDPDRNLEGVSLWSAQESPWRPCRHLIVTDFTDGLYPTRPRANPMFLDSEIARIREAAGLYLRGRAEGLAQALSLFDQQLQSASGSVTFLIPWRDLSGSRLQPSAGLSLVARVIAGVEDATDLILDLSRTPPGDWPVAYHRLTALPDPHDLPEALDFPGRDLLALRRKDDGTTKPQSPSRLETLLVSPLAWLLAEVEANDMSWSAEELDVMAKGSIAHDVFEHVFLKDQPIPDPAALTVAVVEAYDRALTRHAGFLRSASWDLERQGLEREILQAALRWRDHLLALGAKIIGNEIWLSGEAHGINLHGKADAILELQDGALLIVDHKKSGTSARRKRMEAGWDLQAALYRDMIARPIRREGDGMDPLIGRDVGIAYHLMNDGGLLTSGLALAEGSLVRDMGDAVNSAAVGRLAERLAELGAGRVVLNTSADEGFFKKEAGFTPYALTDGSALVTAFIRQVEEEQP from the coding sequence ATGTTCTACCCCTTTCTCGTCGCTGATTCGCGTTCCGGCTTGCAGTACCGCCTGTCCGATACGGGCCTGGCAGAACTTTCTCTGGCCCCAAAGGCACCGGAATGGGCGCCTGGACGAGCGATTGCGGATGCGCCGGATCCTGTCTGGCAGGAGAGCCTTGCCAATGCGCCGGTAGAGACGATTTCTGCTGTCACGGCGGCTTTGGAAGATCTCGTCCTGGCCACACCCGATCTGCGCGTGCCTGTTGTGGGGATGGTAGTAGACAGCCGTGCCGGGCGGCATCTGGATGCACTGATCCACCTCTGGGGACGGATGGGCGATGCCCTGCCCGATGGGCTTGGCCCGGTCCGCCATGTGCTGGACCTGCCGCAAGGGCGGTTTCTTGATCCGGTTCCGGTGGTGCAAGGCTCGCTCGATCCGCATGCGCCAGCCGCAATGAAGGCACTTTACAAACGGCTGCAGCAGGAATTCGGGGCTGTGGCCACACCCGCCAAGGGGGGCGCGGCGGTCGAAGGGTCAAGGCTTCACGCTTTGCAGGGCGGGATCGCAGCGAAAGTGATCGGGTCTGCGCCAATGGATGACAGCCTCGCCTTCTATGGCCTGCGAGATTTGGCTGCCTGCGCTGATTTTGCAGCCGCCCGTGCGCGTGCCCTGATCGAAAACGGTATCCCCGCGCGCGAGATTGCAGTGCTGGTCTCTGGCGATCCGCGCCAGATAGCCCGCGCCTTTGCCGAGCAGGGCGTGCCTATTTCCGGGCTTCCCGGCACCCTGCCAGAGCGCGACATCATTGGTGAGACAGCACTTCAACTGGCGTTGGCCAAGCGAACACCCACGCCTGCGATGGCCCTTGCAAGTCTGGCCCTGGCCCCGCTGATGCCATGGTCCGCACAGACCGGGCGCGATCTCGCCGAAAGCTTGGTCGGGGGTGATTTTCGTGGCGATGTCCTGTCACCCACCCCCGCGCACAAAGACCTCTGGACGGACATTCGCGCGTCAGCCGGCAGCCTTGCGCAACTGCGCTTCCTGATCGACCGCATCTGCGACCAGATCGCTCAAGGGGCAGAGGTCCGCGCCCGCCTGCCAATCCCACCCGGTGAGGGCAACCCGGATTGGGAGGCGATCCTGCGCGGCATCCAGATTGCGCCGCAGTCTGCTCCAGATCCTGACCGCAACCTTGAAGGGGTCAGCCTCTGGTCTGCGCAGGAAAGCCCGTGGCGACCCTGTCGGCATCTGATCGTGACGGACTTCACGGACGGTCTCTATCCCACGCGCCCCCGCGCCAATCCGATGTTTCTGGACAGCGAGATTGCGCGCATTCGCGAAGCTGCGGGCCTCTATCTCCGCGGCAGGGCCGAAGGGCTGGCCCAGGCCTTGTCGCTGTTCGATCAGCAGCTTCAATCCGCCTCAGGCTCTGTCACATTCCTGATCCCATGGCGCGATCTGTCCGGCTCGCGACTTCAACCGTCGGCTGGCCTATCCTTGGTTGCGCGGGTGATTGCGGGTGTCGAGGATGCGACGGACCTGATCCTGGACCTGTCGCGCACACCGCCAGGCGACTGGCCGGTGGCGTATCATCGCCTGACGGCCTTGCCGGACCCCCACGACTTGCCCGAGGCGCTGGACTTCCCTGGCCGCGACCTTCTGGCGTTGCGCCGGAAGGATGACGGGACGACAAAGCCACAATCGCCCTCGCGGTTGGAAACGCTTCTGGTCAGCCCCCTGGCCTGGCTTCTGGCAGAGGTGGAGGCCAATGACATGTCCTGGTCTGCCGAAGAACTGGATGTCATGGCCAAGGGCAGCATCGCCCATGACGTGTTCGAGCATGTTTTCCTCAAGGATCAGCCCATTCCTGACCCCGCGGCACTGACCGTCGCGGTCGTCGAGGCCTATGATCGGGCGCTTACCCGCCACGCCGGGTTCCTCCGCAGCGCCTCATGGGACCTGGAGCGTCAGGGACTGGAACGCGAGATCCTTCAGGCCGCGCTGCGCTGGCGCGACCATTTGCTGGCGCTCGGGGCCAAGATCATCGGGAACGAGATTTGGCTGTCGGGCGAAGCGCATGGCATCAACCTGCATGGCAAGGCCGACGCGATCCTTGAATTGCAGGACGGGGCGCTCTTGATCGTTGACCACAAGAAAAGCGGCACATCAGCCCGCCGCAAGCGGATGGAGGCGGGCTGGGACCTGCAGGCGGCGCTTTATCGCGACATGATCGCCCGCCCGATCCGGCGCGAGGGTGACGGGATGGACCCGCTGATCGGGCGCGACGTCGGGATCGCCTATCACCTTATGAATGACGGCGGGCTTCTGACCTCTGGGTTGGCGCTGGCAGAAGGGTCTCTGGTGCGCGACATGGGCGATGCCGTCAACTCGGCGGCGGTGGGGCGGTTGGCCGAACGGCTTGCGGAACTGGGTGCAGGGCGGGTGGTCCTGAACACGTCGGCTGACGAGGGCTTCTTCAAGAAAGAAGCAGGGTTCACCCCTTATGCGCTGACGGATGGCTCTGCGCTTGTCACCGCATTCATCCGCCAGGTCGAGGAAGAGCAACCATGA
- a CDS encoding ADP-ribosylglycohydrolase family protein, whose product MLRDSTTYPLRIDSLPIGNGLLGLTLCPGKKGDSVFGGAWNRDLSVDLDAIKAWGAKAVLSLIEDYEFDMLSVSGLGDAVNARGMDWHHFPIRDVDVPTPEAMERWRHLSSILHRALENGDRILVHCRGGLGRAGTVAALLLIERGRSATNAMASVRAARPGAIETRVQERFVEIHGSHGGLRPIQLHASLLGGAIGDSLGAEIEFLSLAEIRRRYLGGIKDLPPHMGLRGAMTDDTQMTLFTAEGIMRAQIRDVLEGICHPPSIIHHALSRWYKTQGGKPAVQTDEVGLIQDPRLWVRRAPGNTCLSSLGASADFGDLARNNSKGCGTIMRVAPIALMFPRDQVRQMAIDTSALTHGHVTGQLAAAAWAEMLADVAAGNELAACATRTAETYTRLEGGEETARAIRAALVAPRDGAAETVESLGGGWTAEEALSIALYACMAGKSFEESLAIAVTHGGDSDSTSAIAGNMLGLLDPAAVLRHRWAEIVEGGDIISRLVHDFGRLSSDINSAEQLSAFYPGA is encoded by the coding sequence TTGCTTCGTGACAGCACCACCTACCCCCTTCGTATCGACAGTCTTCCGATCGGTAATGGTCTGCTCGGGCTCACGCTTTGCCCGGGCAAGAAGGGTGACAGCGTCTTTGGCGGGGCGTGGAACCGCGATCTGAGCGTCGATCTGGACGCGATCAAGGCTTGGGGGGCGAAAGCCGTCCTGAGCCTGATCGAGGACTACGAGTTCGACATGCTTTCGGTGTCAGGGCTTGGCGACGCCGTAAATGCACGGGGAATGGACTGGCATCACTTCCCGATCCGCGACGTGGACGTGCCGACGCCAGAGGCGATGGAGCGCTGGCGCCATCTGTCTTCAATTCTCCACCGCGCCTTGGAAAACGGCGACCGTATACTGGTCCATTGCCGGGGCGGGCTGGGACGTGCCGGAACGGTAGCGGCTCTTTTGCTCATTGAACGCGGACGCTCAGCGACAAACGCCATGGCGAGTGTCCGGGCCGCGCGGCCAGGGGCGATCGAGACCCGTGTGCAGGAACGTTTCGTGGAAATTCATGGCAGCCATGGGGGATTGCGGCCAATCCAGCTCCACGCATCTCTCCTCGGTGGTGCCATCGGCGACAGCCTCGGGGCCGAAATCGAATTTCTTTCTCTTGCCGAAATCCGCCGTCGCTACCTTGGCGGCATCAAGGACCTGCCGCCGCACATGGGGCTGCGCGGCGCGATGACAGATGACACTCAGATGACGCTGTTCACGGCCGAGGGGATCATGCGCGCCCAAATCCGGGACGTGTTGGAAGGCATCTGCCACCCACCGTCCATCATTCACCACGCGCTTTCGCGCTGGTACAAGACCCAAGGCGGCAAACCGGCGGTTCAGACGGATGAAGTCGGCCTGATCCAAGACCCACGACTTTGGGTTCGCCGCGCGCCCGGCAATACCTGCCTGTCTTCGCTTGGGGCGAGTGCTGACTTCGGAGACCTCGCGCGGAATAACAGCAAGGGGTGCGGCACGATCATGCGCGTTGCGCCGATCGCCTTGATGTTTCCGCGGGATCAGGTGCGCCAGATGGCGATCGACACATCAGCGCTGACGCATGGTCACGTCACCGGTCAGCTTGCGGCCGCAGCATGGGCAGAGATGCTGGCCGATGTTGCTGCTGGCAATGAACTTGCGGCGTGTGCCACGCGGACAGCAGAGACCTATACGCGACTGGAAGGGGGCGAAGAAACTGCGCGGGCAATTCGCGCGGCACTTGTCGCCCCTCGGGACGGTGCAGCTGAAACAGTCGAGTCTCTTGGTGGCGGTTGGACGGCAGAAGAGGCGTTGTCGATAGCACTCTACGCCTGCATGGCGGGCAAATCCTTTGAAGAGTCTCTCGCGATTGCGGTTACGCATGGTGGCGACAGTGACTCAACGAGTGCGATTGCCGGCAACATGCTGGGTTTGCTCGATCCCGCAGCTGTGCTTCGGCACAGGTGGGCTGAGATCGTTGAAGGCGGTGATATCATTTCACGGCTGGTCCATGATTTCGGTCGCCTTTCATCGGATATCAACTCAGCCGAGCAGCTATCTGCGTTCTACCCCGGGGCTTGA
- a CDS encoding helix-turn-helix transcriptional regulator — translation MAVDGPMGRRKGSGILPGGSMRYARQEDLQKLALRMQGSAEGVSLADIEREFDVSRRTAERMRDAVRNAYPQIEELSGESGRKYWRFPPGSLGRMVEPTLDELTAGHRAAAIARREGDEVTADALEHLLTKVQAMFREDRRRLMAADLEAQLMGDGVAFRPGPRERIAPEILSSLREAILAGVMISADHRARSTAKLSRNARLGPIAMLFGQGRQYLLAWSEYQDDLRLFALAGFERISLEADVYERPVAFDLQEWLSESFGIWREEPQDVEWRFLPAVADEAAGYMFHPRQQTARLEDGSLIVRFRAGGRQEMEWYLARWGDQVEARFLSTS, via the coding sequence TTGGCCGTTGACGGCCCAATGGGTCGCCGCAAAGGTAGCGGAATATTGCCCGGAGGATCCATGCGTTACGCCCGTCAGGAAGATCTGCAGAAACTGGCGCTGCGGATGCAGGGATCAGCCGAGGGAGTATCGCTTGCCGATATCGAACGAGAGTTCGACGTATCCCGACGCACGGCAGAACGCATGCGCGATGCCGTGCGCAATGCTTACCCGCAGATCGAGGAGCTTTCCGGCGAAAGCGGCCGCAAGTACTGGCGTTTTCCACCGGGATCATTGGGGCGGATGGTGGAGCCGACGCTCGATGAACTGACCGCCGGCCACCGTGCCGCCGCGATTGCCCGGCGCGAGGGGGATGAGGTCACGGCTGATGCGCTCGAGCACCTGTTGACCAAGGTGCAAGCCATGTTTCGTGAGGATCGCCGCCGACTTATGGCCGCTGATCTGGAGGCACAATTGATGGGTGATGGCGTAGCCTTTCGACCCGGACCTCGCGAAAGGATTGCTCCCGAAATCCTTTCGTCCCTGCGTGAGGCAATCCTTGCGGGCGTGATGATTTCTGCAGATCACCGTGCCCGAAGCACCGCAAAGCTTTCGCGCAACGCAAGGCTTGGGCCGATTGCGATGCTGTTCGGGCAAGGGCGCCAGTACTTGCTGGCCTGGAGCGAGTATCAGGACGATCTGCGCCTGTTTGCTCTCGCAGGGTTCGAGCGGATCTCACTGGAAGCCGATGTCTATGAACGCCCCGTTGCTTTCGATCTGCAAGAATGGCTTTCAGAGAGCTTCGGCATCTGGCGCGAAGAACCGCAGGACGTCGAATGGCGGTTTCTGCCAGCCGTGGCAGATGAGGCTGCAGGTTATATGTTTCATCCAAGGCAGCAGACTGCGCGTCTGGAAGATGGTTCTCTGATCGTTCGGTTTCGCGCTGGGGGGCGGCAGGAAATGGAATGGTATCTGGCAAGGTGGGGGGACCAGGTCGAGGCGCGGTTCTTGTCTACCTCTTGA